ATAATGAACATATTTATCATAAAGTGTGTGAAAAGTAAACACCAGGGGAATATTTTTTTTCCTGGCATAGCGGGCTCCGAGACGCCCTAATAAAAAAGGTGAATGAACATGTATAATATCTAATTGAAGCTTTTGAATTGTCGACTTAAATTGAAGAGAAAAAGGAACAGCAAGCTTATAACTAGGATTAGTTGGCGCGGGTATCGAAGCAAAGCGAAAAACTCTTTCTTCATTTTCACAGTGTGAATATTTAGGAGCAAATATATAAACATCATGGCCTAATTTTAATAATTCATTGGTAAATGTCTCAATAGAACGAACTACCCCACTGGTATATGGTCGATAACTATCAGTAAAAATTCCAATTTTCATATTTTTCGCGCCACCCCTTTCTAAATATACTTCTAGTTTTGTTAAATTATTGATAATTTATACCATTATTATATATAAAATTTATAGTTTTGGTTAGGGGGAAGCTTATGTTATTTAAAATGATTTTTTAATAAGTACTTTATTTTTTGTTAATTATTTACATTAGGTTATTCCCATTTATATTTATCTGAAATAATTCTCCAATTATTTTCTGTCTTTATTAAGTTATATACTGCCAGACCATGGATTTCATTTCCGGTATATAAATCTTTATCTTTTAAAGATGCATTTACCACAGCAGAATCATTAGTTAAGTACGTTATTTTTACTTCTTCTACTGAAACTTGATAAGGCCAATCAGTACATTGCTGTACAAATTTCCAAGTATCAGCTGTAAGAACATCGAGAAGTGGCCCGGTATAATAATCATCTAGAATAGATTTTACTTCTTCTTGGGAAGAGGCATTAAACCAGCGATTATCGTTCACCGCATTATTTACGGTTTCTTTTATCAGTATAGAATCAGAAGTATCTAATAAATCCTCTGCTGCATCCAATTTTGTTAGGTATATACATTGTGTACTAAAAACTAAAATAATGCTTATCACGTATAATTTCAATAGGGTCCTTATAAGCATTTGTTAATATTTCACCTCTTTTACAATATTTAACATATACTCTTTAATATACTCTTTAAGAGGTGAAAAACCCTTTATTTTTTTTAAAAACTATTAAAAATAAAAAATGGAAAAGGTACTACTGTGAGTACCTTAATTACAGTCCTCTTAGAAAATCCGGTTTTAATTTTACTTGGTCCGGGTTTTTTAATACTGATTCCAACATATTAACTAATCTCTCTTTATCTCTATTTAAAATGCCCTTAATCGGTAAATAATTTGAAGCATGATTACAACGAAAGATACAGTTTGTAAGCTCTAAGTTTTCAATAATCATTTTTAATTCCGACAAAGATTGTTCAGCTGTTAATAGCGTAAATTCATTTTTTTCAATTTTACGGTAGAGTGGAGTGTTTTCCATAACCATCAGTGTTAATAAGGCTAGATAGTTTGGGGCAATAGCACTGGCTACTTTAGCGCTTTCCAGGGCATGTTCTTCAGTCATTTCTGAACCACCCAGTCCTAGAATTAAAGTTGCGGAAAGGTCAAAGCCGGCAGTTATAGCTTTTTTCCCTGCTTCTATCATTTGCTTAGAATTAACCCCTTTGTGTATTTGTTTTAAAATTATATTACTACCACTCTCAATACCCATATATATAAGTTGTATACCATGATTACGTATTTTTTCTAATTCACCAAGAGATTTCTCCAATAAATCTTTCGGTCCGCCGTAAATAGCCACCCTCTCTAATCGGGGGAAGACTTTATAAAGGTAATCAAGAATTTGAATTAGCATTTCGGTTTTCATAGCCAGGGCATCTCCGTCAGCCAAGAAAACCCTATTAGTATTTAAATATCTATTTTTGCAGTAATCAATGTCTGACTTAATTTCCTCCCAGGCTTTAACCCGAAATCTTTTTTCTTTATACATACCACAAAAAGAGCATGAATTGTGCTTACACCCGACAGTAACCTGTAAAATCAGGCTGTATGCCTCACTAGGAGGGCGGTAAAGAGGTTGTTCATAAATCATCAAGTCACTCCTATCAATAAGTTTTTCTTACCTTCCCAGGGAAATTCCAATTTGTTCTGCAGTGAGTACCATATCACCGTTTGGAGGAACTTGCCGCAGTTCCCCTACTGCATCAGCCAAAGAGACCGATTTTATTTCAGGTGTGCGCAGGCAAACCATTTCACCGAATCTTCCGTTTGCTACCAGATGTACAGCTTTGTTACCATAGCGGGTAGCCAATATCCGATCAAAAGCGGTAGGTGAGCCTCCTCTCTGTAGATGTCCCAGAACGGTAACTCTGGTTTCCATGTTGGTACCCTTTTCTACCTCTATACCGACTATGTTACCAATTCCACCAAGTCTAATCGGGTCGGGACTATCTTCAATATGTTTTTGTACAACCATTTGTCCTCCAAGGGGTTTGGCCCCTTCTGCAACCACAATAATGCTAAATTTTTTACCCTGCTCTCTGCGTTCATTTACTTTTTCTATAACTTTATCTATTTGAAACGGAATCTCAGGAATTAATATAACGTCAGCCCCACCGGCAAGGCCTGATTGTAAAGCAATCCAACCGGCATAACGCCCCATCACCTCAAGTATCATTACCCGGTGGTGGGATTCAGCTGTGGTATGCAGTTTATCTAATGCTTCAGTTGCAGTAGTTAAGGCAGTGTCAAATCCAAATGTTTGGTCTGTTGCTGAAAGATCATT
The sequence above is a segment of the Desulfolucanica intricata genome. Coding sequences within it:
- a CDS encoding radical SAM protein; protein product: MIYEQPLYRPPSEAYSLILQVTVGCKHNSCSFCGMYKEKRFRVKAWEEIKSDIDYCKNRYLNTNRVFLADGDALAMKTEMLIQILDYLYKVFPRLERVAIYGGPKDLLEKSLGELEKIRNHGIQLIYMGIESGSNIILKQIHKGVNSKQMIEAGKKAITAGFDLSATLILGLGGSEMTEEHALESAKVASAIAPNYLALLTLMVMENTPLYRKIEKNEFTLLTAEQSLSELKMIIENLELTNCIFRCNHASNYLPIKGILNRDKERLVNMLESVLKNPDQVKLKPDFLRGL
- a CDS encoding 6-phosphofructokinase, whose translation is MKCNIKRIGILTGGGDCPGLNAVIRAIVKTAAGYKISVAGVIDGFGGLIHNRIKELTEKDVIGILPRGGTILGTTNRDDPFHYPVIKDGKKIYEDVSYKVKENLVKNKIQALIVIGGDGSLKIAKEFYEQGVPIIGVPKTIDNDLSATDQTFGFDTALTTATEALDKLHTTAESHHRVMILEVMGRYAGWIALQSGLAGGADVILIPEIPFQIDKVIEKVNERREQGKKFSIIVVAEGAKPLGGQMVVQKHIEDSPDPIRLGGIGNIVGIEVEKGTNMETRVTVLGHLQRGGSPTAFDRILATRYGNKAVHLVANGRFGEMVCLRTPEIKSVSLADAVGELRQVPPNGDMVLTAEQIGISLGR